Proteins from one Pontibacter korlensis genomic window:
- a CDS encoding copper homeostasis protein CutC: protein MERASFKFEPALEICIDSVASAIAAEQGGAQRVELCDYLAGGGTTPSAGMIEVVRKSISIGLHVLIRPRRGDFLYSDAEFEVMIRDVERCRELGVDGVVMGMLTKYGGIDTARTEELIAHAGTMSITFHRAFDLCADPIKALDDLMQIGVHRLLTSGQQETALQGAELIRKLNERAAGKLIIMPGGGVTPANVQELVAKTGVSEVHASVRKSVESDMIFRKDYPPMSSTRVLSEFEQLLADESQVRAMLEELTNEYS from the coding sequence ATGGAAAGAGCAAGTTTTAAGTTTGAGCCAGCGCTTGAAATCTGTATAGACTCTGTAGCCTCTGCTATCGCTGCCGAACAGGGAGGAGCACAACGGGTGGAGTTGTGCGATTACCTGGCTGGCGGCGGCACCACGCCAAGTGCTGGCATGATTGAGGTAGTCCGCAAAAGTATAAGTATAGGACTGCACGTACTTATTCGCCCACGCAGGGGAGACTTTCTATATTCCGATGCTGAGTTTGAGGTAATGATCCGGGACGTTGAGAGGTGCCGTGAGTTGGGTGTGGATGGTGTGGTGATGGGTATGCTGACTAAGTATGGAGGTATAGATACAGCCAGAACGGAGGAGCTGATAGCGCATGCGGGAACGATGAGCATAACCTTTCACAGAGCTTTTGACCTGTGTGCTGACCCTATCAAGGCTCTGGATGATCTTATGCAGATAGGAGTACACCGTTTGCTTACTTCTGGCCAGCAGGAAACAGCATTGCAGGGGGCAGAGCTGATCCGGAAGTTAAACGAAAGAGCTGCAGGTAAATTGATCATCATGCCTGGTGGTGGTGTTACCCCTGCCAATGTGCAGGAGCTGGTTGCCAAAACCGGAGTTAGTGAGGTGCACGCCTCAGTGCGTAAGTCAGTGGAGAGCGACATGATTTTCCGTAAAGATTATCCTCCTATGTCTAGCACCAGAGTTCTTTCTGAGTTTGAGCAGCTTCTGGCAGATGAGTCGCAGGTGAGGGCAATGCTGGAAGAATTAACAAATGAATATTCTTAA
- a CDS encoding beta-galactosidase has translation MLQLRSRFLLAVTFALLLFTMPADAQKKHTFEIKDGQFFYNGKATQIHSGEMHYARIPKEYWRHRLKMMKAMGLNTVATYVFWNYHNTAPGVWDFKTGNKNLAEYIKTAQEEGLFVILRPGPYACAEWDFGGYPWWLQKNKELVIRANNQPFLDSCKVYINKLAEQVKDLQVSKGGPIIMTQVENEFGSYVSQREDIPLEEHRKYNAAIKKMLVEAGFEGPFFTSDGTWLFEGGAIAGALPTANGEGNITNLKKAVDSYNGGKGPYMVAEFYPGWLDHWAEPFTRIGADQIEKQTETYLKNNVHFNFYMVHGGTNFGFTSGANYNEEHDIQPDITSYDYDAPISEAGWATPKYMAIRELMKKHVKYRIPEVPEQVPVITIPAIQLGKAVDLFDLKKDIKPVTNDTPLSFEDLNQGYGYVLYSKRFNQPVQGKLQVKGLRDFATVYVNGRKVGELNRQENKYEMDIQIPFNGTLELLVENMGRINYGAEIVHNTKGIISPVMINDFEITGSWSMYKLPFDKVPDLAKYTAKYKEGKPTLYSGSFDLKQTGDVFLDMRGWGKGIVFVNGHNLGRYWKVGPQQTLYLPGCWLRKGKNEVVVLEQLNEVQQKELKTTDKPILEELL, from the coding sequence ATGCTACAACTTAGATCAAGATTCTTGCTGGCAGTTACATTTGCTTTGTTACTATTTACAATGCCAGCAGATGCCCAGAAGAAGCACACGTTTGAAATAAAAGACGGGCAGTTTTTTTACAATGGCAAAGCAACGCAGATCCACTCCGGCGAGATGCACTATGCCCGTATTCCGAAGGAATATTGGCGCCATCGCCTGAAGATGATGAAGGCTATGGGACTCAATACTGTAGCCACCTATGTGTTCTGGAACTATCATAATACAGCCCCTGGTGTGTGGGACTTCAAGACCGGAAACAAAAACTTAGCGGAGTATATCAAAACAGCTCAAGAGGAAGGCCTTTTCGTTATTCTTCGTCCAGGGCCTTATGCCTGTGCTGAGTGGGACTTTGGAGGCTACCCGTGGTGGTTGCAGAAGAACAAGGAACTGGTAATCCGTGCCAATAACCAGCCTTTTCTGGACTCTTGTAAGGTGTACATCAACAAACTTGCTGAGCAGGTAAAAGACCTGCAGGTAAGTAAAGGAGGTCCAATTATCATGACACAGGTGGAGAATGAGTTTGGGTCCTATGTGTCGCAACGAGAGGATATTCCACTGGAAGAGCACCGGAAGTATAATGCCGCTATCAAAAAGATGCTGGTAGAGGCAGGTTTCGAAGGCCCATTCTTTACCTCAGACGGTACTTGGCTGTTTGAGGGAGGGGCTATAGCAGGAGCTTTGCCAACAGCTAACGGGGAAGGCAACATAACTAACCTTAAGAAAGCCGTAGATAGCTACAACGGAGGCAAAGGGCCTTACATGGTGGCTGAATTTTACCCTGGCTGGCTGGACCATTGGGCTGAGCCCTTCACCCGGATCGGGGCCGATCAGATAGAAAAGCAGACAGAAACATACCTGAAAAACAACGTCCATTTTAACTTCTACATGGTACATGGCGGTACCAATTTTGGGTTTACATCCGGGGCCAACTATAATGAGGAGCATGATATCCAGCCGGATATTACCAGCTACGACTACGATGCACCTATAAGCGAGGCCGGTTGGGCAACTCCAAAGTATATGGCCATCCGGGAGCTGATGAAAAAGCATGTGAAGTATAGAATTCCGGAAGTGCCGGAGCAGGTGCCGGTGATCACTATTCCCGCCATTCAGTTAGGCAAAGCAGTAGATTTGTTCGATCTTAAAAAGGATATAAAACCCGTCACTAACGATACTCCTCTCTCCTTCGAAGACCTGAACCAAGGTTACGGCTATGTGCTGTACAGCAAGCGCTTTAACCAGCCGGTACAAGGAAAGCTGCAGGTAAAAGGCCTCCGCGACTTTGCCACTGTTTATGTGAACGGCAGGAAGGTAGGCGAGCTCAACCGCCAGGAAAATAAATACGAGATGGATATCCAGATTCCGTTCAATGGCACGCTGGAGCTCCTGGTGGAGAACATGGGGCGTATCAATTACGGGGCAGAGATTGTGCATAACACAAAAGGCATCATCTCTCCTGTAATGATCAATGACTTTGAAATAACTGGTAGCTGGAGCATGTATAAGCTGCCCTTCGACAAAGTGCCAGACCTGGCCAAGTATACAGCGAAGTATAAAGAAGGGAAGCCAACACTATACTCAGGCTCATTTGACCTGAAGCAAACAGGGGATGTGTTTCTGGATATGCGTGGGTGGGGCAAAGGGATTGTGTTTGTAAACGGGCACAACTTAGGCCGCTACTGGAAAGTTGGTCCGCAGCAAACGCTTTACCTACCTGGTTGCTGGCTCAGAAAAGGCAAAAATGAGGTAGTAGTGCTGGAGCAGCTCAATGAGGTACAGCAAAAAGAGCTCAAGACCACAGATAAGCCTATACTGGAGGAGCTGCTGTAA
- a CDS encoding glycoside hydrolase family 125 protein, whose product MPTRRDFVKTGAIATAGIAATGFSFMSFAQKEKFASQRPAISERNFTSKAVEKKIKEVKKDIADKELAWIFENCLPSTLDTTVAYQEKNGRPDTYVITGDIDAMWLRDSSAQVWPYLALMDKDKPLQRLVAGVVNRQTSYIIKDPYANAFYDDPTKEGEWAKDLTQMQPGIHERKWEIDSLCYAIRLGYHYWKVSGDTDPFNADWEKAMRLVVKTFKEQQRKDGLGPYKFQRVTGWQTDTVAGSGYGNPVKPVGLICSTFRPSDDATIFLFLVPSNFFAVTSLRQLAEMSQQIKKNKTFAAECTALADEVEKALQEYAVAEHLNYGKINPFEVDGFGNKLFMDDANIPSLLSLPYLDCCPVDDPIYQNTRSFVLSQDNPWFFKGSAAQGIGGPHTGRDLIWPMSIIMQAMTSQSDEEIKECLHMLKNTHGGTGFMHESFHKDDPTNFTRKWFAWVNTLFGELILKLHAERPHLLKAQV is encoded by the coding sequence ATGCCTACAAGAAGAGATTTTGTTAAGACCGGTGCCATTGCGACAGCCGGTATTGCCGCTACTGGCTTTTCGTTTATGTCCTTTGCTCAGAAAGAAAAGTTTGCGAGCCAGCGCCCGGCTATATCGGAGCGCAACTTTACCAGCAAAGCGGTAGAAAAAAAGATTAAGGAGGTAAAGAAAGACATTGCCGACAAAGAACTGGCCTGGATTTTCGAGAACTGCCTGCCTAGCACGCTTGATACCACTGTTGCCTACCAGGAAAAAAATGGCCGTCCAGATACCTATGTAATCACTGGCGATATAGATGCTATGTGGTTGCGCGATAGCTCCGCGCAGGTGTGGCCATACCTGGCGCTGATGGACAAGGATAAGCCGCTGCAGCGCTTAGTGGCGGGTGTAGTTAACAGGCAGACGAGTTACATCATCAAAGATCCTTATGCCAACGCTTTCTATGATGACCCTACAAAGGAAGGGGAATGGGCAAAAGACCTTACACAAATGCAGCCCGGCATACACGAGCGCAAGTGGGAAATAGATTCGCTCTGCTACGCAATCAGGTTGGGGTATCACTACTGGAAGGTTTCCGGCGATACGGACCCTTTCAATGCAGACTGGGAGAAAGCCATGAGGCTGGTGGTGAAAACATTTAAAGAGCAGCAGCGCAAGGATGGTTTAGGACCTTATAAGTTTCAGCGCGTAACTGGTTGGCAAACAGATACAGTAGCTGGCTCTGGATATGGTAACCCGGTTAAACCGGTAGGGCTTATCTGCTCCACCTTCCGCCCATCCGATGATGCTACCATCTTCCTGTTCCTGGTTCCTTCAAACTTCTTTGCTGTTACTTCGCTCCGCCAACTGGCCGAGATGAGCCAGCAGATCAAAAAGAATAAAACTTTTGCTGCCGAGTGTACTGCCCTGGCCGATGAGGTAGAAAAGGCATTGCAAGAGTATGCCGTAGCCGAACATCTAAACTACGGCAAAATCAATCCATTTGAGGTAGACGGTTTTGGTAACAAGCTATTTATGGATGATGCCAATATTCCAAGCTTGTTGTCTTTGCCATACCTGGATTGCTGCCCGGTAGATGATCCTATTTATCAAAACACCCGCAGCTTTGTGTTGAGCCAGGACAACCCATGGTTCTTTAAGGGCTCAGCCGCGCAAGGTATAGGCGGTCCTCATACTGGTCGTGATCTGATCTGGCCTATGAGTATCATTATGCAGGCTATGACGAGCCAGTCTGACGAAGAAATCAAAGAGTGCCTGCATATGCTTAAAAATACGCATGGCGGCACAGGTTTCATGCACGAATCTTTCCATAAGGATGACCCGACCAACTTCACCAGGAAATGGTTTGCTTGGGTAAACACTTTGTTTGGAGAACTTATCCTCAAGCTCCACGCTGAGCGTCCGCACCTGCTAAAAGCACAAGTATAA
- a CDS encoding family 20 glycosylhydrolase codes for MITMLKSYLYAILVAIVFLATPALSHAQSADQKYALVPYPSSLKPQEGSFLIDQKTRIVLPKESGLFKNEAEQLQYLLSGSLGKPLKQAKKGAANTILLKYDANIDAAEGYHLSITPKQVILAAKEPAGMFRAVQTLRQLLPASIEQSTAQSQLVLPAVQIQDEPTYSWRGMHLDVSRHFFTTDYLKKFIDLLALYKFNKLHLHLTDDQGWRIEIKKYPKLTEEGAWRTFNNHDSVAIAKSKENPDFALDERHIVQRNGQTMYGGFYTQEEMRDIIAYASARHVEIIPEIDMPGHMKAAIDAYPFLTCGEAGWGKTFSVPICPCNESTYEFAENVFSEIIDLFPSQYIHLGADEVEKTTWANSTGCQELMKREGLKDVEELQSYFIHRMQDFFQSKGKKLIGWDEMLDGGINSNATVMFWRSWVPDAPLKAARNGNQVIMTPNATLYFDALPDKNSIYNVYHLDVVPEGLSAKEAKAILGAQANIWTEYIPSENRAEYMYMPRMTALAEVVWSKQRNYESYLQRLKSHYKRLDALGVHYRLPDLEGFVDINVFTDKTTLDPLKPLDNLIIRYTTDGSQPDVSSSVLDKPLTITEPITVKLAAFTKEGLKGETYTLLYKRQEYAKPVESSVTKPGLQSIYYKEYFKSTAGMAKAKPTGSTVVESVQVPQEAEAPSFGVQFRGFLDVPETGIYSFFFICDDGGVLRIADRLVVDNDGLHSAIEKSGQVALAKGLQPIELDFIEGGGGYTLKLMYSKDGRQPQEVPASWLKHEQAVP; via the coding sequence ATGATAACAATGCTTAAATCCTACCTCTACGCTATACTTGTTGCCATTGTATTTCTAGCGACACCAGCTTTGTCACATGCTCAGTCAGCTGACCAGAAATATGCCCTGGTCCCTTATCCAAGTTCTCTGAAACCGCAGGAGGGAAGCTTCTTGATCGATCAGAAAACAAGGATTGTACTACCTAAAGAGAGCGGCCTTTTCAAAAATGAGGCGGAGCAGCTACAGTATCTTCTTTCCGGCAGCCTGGGTAAGCCTCTGAAGCAGGCAAAGAAAGGTGCTGCCAATACTATACTTTTGAAGTATGATGCAAACATTGATGCTGCTGAAGGATACCACCTGAGCATAACACCAAAGCAGGTAATATTAGCTGCAAAGGAGCCTGCCGGGATGTTCCGGGCGGTGCAAACGCTACGGCAGTTATTGCCTGCAAGTATAGAACAAAGCACTGCTCAGTCACAGCTTGTACTCCCAGCCGTACAGATTCAGGATGAGCCGACCTATAGCTGGCGTGGCATGCACCTGGATGTATCGCGACACTTCTTCACGACAGATTATCTAAAGAAGTTCATCGATCTACTGGCGCTTTACAAGTTTAACAAGCTTCACCTGCACCTGACCGATGACCAGGGCTGGCGTATCGAAATAAAAAAGTACCCGAAGCTGACCGAAGAGGGGGCATGGCGTACCTTCAACAACCACGATTCTGTAGCGATAGCCAAATCAAAAGAAAATCCTGATTTTGCGCTGGATGAGCGACACATTGTGCAGAGAAACGGGCAAACTATGTACGGCGGTTTTTATACGCAGGAAGAGATGCGGGACATCATCGCCTATGCCTCTGCTCGCCATGTAGAGATTATCCCGGAGATAGATATGCCAGGGCACATGAAGGCTGCAATCGATGCTTACCCGTTTCTTACTTGTGGAGAGGCTGGCTGGGGTAAAACCTTCTCTGTACCTATCTGCCCTTGTAACGAGAGTACCTATGAGTTTGCTGAGAATGTGTTCAGCGAGATTATTGATTTGTTCCCGAGCCAATACATACACCTGGGCGCTGATGAGGTGGAAAAGACAACCTGGGCCAACTCTACCGGCTGCCAGGAGCTGATGAAGCGTGAAGGGCTGAAGGATGTGGAAGAGTTGCAAAGTTATTTTATTCACCGGATGCAAGATTTCTTCCAGTCTAAGGGCAAGAAGCTGATCGGGTGGGATGAAATGCTGGATGGCGGTATCAATTCAAATGCAACCGTAATGTTCTGGCGCAGCTGGGTGCCTGATGCACCTTTAAAAGCAGCCAGAAATGGTAATCAGGTGATCATGACTCCCAACGCTACACTTTACTTTGATGCGCTGCCAGATAAGAACTCGATTTACAATGTTTACCATTTAGACGTGGTACCAGAGGGACTGAGTGCCAAAGAGGCCAAGGCCATACTTGGGGCGCAGGCCAACATCTGGACCGAGTATATCCCTTCTGAGAACAGAGCCGAATACATGTACATGCCCCGCATGACAGCGTTGGCCGAGGTAGTGTGGTCAAAGCAGCGTAACTATGAATCCTACCTGCAGCGCCTGAAGAGCCACTACAAACGCCTCGACGCACTGGGTGTGCACTATCGTCTGCCTGACCTGGAAGGCTTTGTGGATATCAACGTTTTCACAGATAAAACCACATTGGACCCTCTGAAACCGCTGGACAATCTTATTATCCGTTACACGACAGACGGCAGCCAACCGGATGTGTCTTCTTCAGTGCTAGACAAGCCGCTCACTATCACAGAGCCGATTACTGTTAAATTAGCTGCCTTCACAAAGGAGGGTCTGAAAGGCGAAACCTATACGCTCTTGTACAAAAGGCAGGAGTACGCCAAGCCTGTGGAATCTTCAGTTACGAAACCTGGCCTGCAAAGCATCTATTACAAAGAATACTTCAAGAGTACAGCTGGTATGGCAAAGGCTAAGCCAACTGGTAGTACAGTGGTAGAAAGTGTGCAAGTGCCGCAGGAGGCAGAAGCGCCAAGCTTTGGTGTACAGTTCAGAGGTTTTCTAGATGTTCCGGAAACAGGTATTTACAGTTTCTTTTTTATCTGTGATGATGGTGGTGTATTGCGCATTGCTGACCGCTTGGTGGTAGATAACGACGGACTTCACTCAGCCATTGAGAAGAGCGGGCAGGTAGCCCTTGCAAAAGGATTGCAGCCAATCGAGCTGGATTTTATAGAAGGTGGCGGTGGTTATACGCTAAAACTTATGTATAGCAAAGACGGCAGGCAGCCACAGGAAGTGCCAGCTAGTTGGCTGAAGCATGAGCAGGCAGTACCATAG
- a CDS encoding isoaspartyl peptidase/L-asparaginase family protein, giving the protein MSTRRKFIKISALSATFLSGGFQFASAFGGSLKTAKDNKPVVISTWDHGIAANEAAWKVLSNKGTALDAVEAGVRVPEGDPNVRTVGYGGYPDREGKVTLDACIMDKDSNCGAVAFLQHIKHPISVARKVMEDTPHVMLVGDGALKFALSKGFKKENLLTPASEKDWKNWLKESKYKPVINIENHDTIGMLALDANGDLAGACTTSGASYKMHGRVGDSPIIGAGLFVDNEVGAATATGLGEAVIRMVGSHLVVELMRQGNSPEDACRLAVERIISKQKDVKDLQVGFIALNKNGEYGGYCIHKGFNYAVQDKSGTNLIDGKSKF; this is encoded by the coding sequence ATGAGTACAAGACGTAAATTCATAAAAATATCTGCCCTAAGCGCGACCTTTTTAAGCGGAGGGTTTCAGTTCGCAAGTGCCTTTGGTGGATCTCTGAAAACGGCAAAGGACAATAAGCCTGTTGTAATCTCCACTTGGGACCACGGCATTGCTGCCAACGAGGCGGCCTGGAAAGTACTTTCTAACAAAGGTACTGCCTTGGATGCGGTAGAGGCTGGTGTTAGAGTGCCGGAGGGAGATCCCAATGTGCGCACTGTAGGTTACGGTGGCTACCCCGACAGAGAGGGTAAAGTAACATTGGATGCCTGTATCATGGACAAGGACAGTAACTGTGGTGCTGTTGCCTTTTTACAGCATATCAAGCACCCGATATCGGTAGCCCGTAAGGTAATGGAAGACACGCCGCATGTGATGCTGGTTGGGGATGGAGCCTTGAAATTTGCTTTATCAAAAGGCTTCAAGAAAGAAAACCTGCTTACGCCTGCCTCAGAGAAAGATTGGAAGAACTGGCTTAAAGAGTCAAAGTATAAACCAGTCATCAACATCGAAAACCACGATACTATCGGCATGCTGGCGCTGGACGCTAACGGAGATCTGGCCGGTGCCTGCACAACAAGCGGTGCTTCCTACAAGATGCACGGTCGTGTGGGTGATTCTCCTATTATCGGGGCAGGTTTGTTTGTAGACAACGAAGTTGGTGCTGCCACTGCCACTGGTCTGGGCGAAGCTGTTATCCGCATGGTGGGTAGCCACCTGGTAGTAGAGCTCATGCGCCAGGGTAACTCTCCTGAAGATGCTTGTCGCCTGGCTGTAGAGCGTATTATTTCAAAGCAGAAAGATGTAAAAGATTTGCAGGTAGGTTTTATTGCATTGAACAAAAACGGGGAATATGGCGGCTATTGCATCCATAAGGGCTTTAACTATGCCGTGCAGGATAAGTCGGGTACAAATCTGATAGATGGAAAGAGCAAGTTTTAA
- a CDS encoding glycoside hydrolase family 3 N-terminal domain-containing protein: protein MIKYFIIGLSLICATSAFAQKEKPLYKNSKAPTEDRVKDLLGRMTLEEKVGQLSKLLGWEMYEKQGKKVTASEAFKKAVDERHIGLLWATLRADPWTKKTLTTGLNPALAAEATNALQKYVVENTRLGIPLLLAEECPHGHMAIGTTVFPTSIGQGSTWNPALVQRMASAIATEARAQGAHIGYGPVLDLAREPRWSRVEETYGEDPVLNSQMGVAMVKGFQGDNLKSGANIISTLKHFTAYGVPEGGHNGGSISTGYRELHQSYLPPFRAAVKAGALSVMTAYNSIDGVPCSSNEYLLTDLLRNEWGFNGFTVSDLGSISGLVGSHHVAATPADAAALAINAGLDADLSGYGYDKNLLEAVKAGLVSTDVLDRAVSRVLRLKFEMGLFENPYVDPKKAAKVVKNDAHVQLARQVAKESIVLLKNEKDLLPLNKSLKSIAVIGPNADNIYNQLGDYTAPQPESNIVTVLEGIKAKVSGKTKVTYVKGSAIRDTTTANIAEAVEAARKAEVAVVVLGGSSARDFKTEYQSTGAATVSANEGGQEISDMESGEGFDRATLDLLGKQMELLQEVVKTGTPVVVVLIKGRPLNLNWMSENVPAILDAWYPGQEGGNAVADVLFGDYNPAGRLPISVPKHVGQLPVYYNAKRPAKHDYVETDAQPLYSFGYGLSYSKFAYSNLQVSPSENQGDVQVKVQLQIKNTSSRDGDEVVQLYLRDKVSATVTPAKQLKKFQRVHLKAGEQKTVAFELNAEDMMLLDTKMQWIVEPGDFDVMVGASSDDIRLEEKFKINKAVQPLSLKTSK from the coding sequence ATGATCAAGTATTTTATTATTGGGTTAAGCCTGATTTGTGCCACTTCAGCTTTTGCGCAAAAGGAAAAACCCCTTTACAAAAACAGCAAAGCGCCTACAGAAGACCGGGTAAAAGACTTACTGGGGCGCATGACATTGGAAGAGAAAGTGGGGCAGTTGTCTAAGCTGCTAGGATGGGAGATGTATGAAAAGCAGGGCAAGAAAGTAACAGCCAGTGAAGCATTTAAGAAAGCGGTTGATGAGCGGCATATCGGTTTGCTTTGGGCAACCCTTCGGGCGGACCCTTGGACGAAAAAGACACTGACGACAGGTTTGAATCCTGCCCTAGCCGCTGAGGCTACCAATGCGCTTCAAAAGTATGTGGTGGAGAATACCAGGTTAGGTATACCCTTGCTATTGGCGGAGGAATGCCCGCACGGACACATGGCAATAGGAACCACCGTTTTCCCTACCTCCATTGGACAAGGCAGCACCTGGAACCCTGCCCTGGTACAACGCATGGCATCGGCCATTGCCACAGAGGCTCGTGCGCAAGGGGCGCATATAGGATATGGACCAGTATTAGACCTGGCGCGGGAGCCGCGTTGGTCGAGGGTAGAGGAAACATATGGCGAGGACCCTGTGCTCAACAGCCAAATGGGGGTAGCCATGGTGAAGGGCTTTCAGGGGGATAACCTGAAGAGCGGCGCCAACATCATATCTACTCTGAAACATTTCACAGCCTATGGTGTGCCGGAGGGTGGCCATAATGGTGGCAGCATCAGCACAGGTTACCGTGAGCTGCATCAGAGTTACCTGCCTCCTTTCCGTGCTGCTGTTAAGGCTGGTGCTCTCTCTGTGATGACTGCTTACAATTCTATTGATGGCGTACCCTGTTCCTCGAATGAGTACCTGTTAACAGACCTGCTTCGGAATGAATGGGGCTTCAATGGTTTTACCGTTTCTGACCTGGGTAGTATCTCAGGCCTGGTAGGTAGCCATCATGTGGCTGCTACACCAGCCGATGCTGCTGCATTAGCCATTAATGCAGGTCTGGATGCCGATTTAAGTGGCTATGGGTATGATAAAAATTTACTGGAGGCAGTAAAAGCTGGTTTGGTATCTACAGATGTACTCGACAGGGCCGTGAGCCGGGTGCTGCGCCTGAAGTTTGAGATGGGCTTGTTTGAAAACCCTTATGTAGATCCTAAAAAGGCAGCAAAAGTTGTGAAAAATGATGCCCATGTGCAGCTGGCACGCCAGGTAGCGAAAGAGTCGATTGTGCTGCTGAAGAATGAGAAGGATTTGCTTCCGCTGAATAAAAGCCTGAAGAGCATTGCCGTTATAGGGCCCAATGCAGATAACATCTATAACCAACTTGGCGATTACACAGCGCCTCAGCCAGAAAGTAACATTGTAACAGTGCTGGAAGGCATCAAAGCAAAGGTCTCTGGAAAGACAAAAGTTACCTATGTAAAAGGGAGCGCCATTCGTGATACCACTACTGCCAACATAGCTGAGGCCGTAGAGGCAGCCCGCAAGGCTGAGGTTGCAGTTGTAGTGCTCGGTGGCTCTAGTGCACGTGACTTCAAAACGGAATACCAGAGCACAGGTGCTGCCACAGTATCAGCTAACGAAGGAGGGCAGGAGATAAGCGATATGGAAAGCGGTGAGGGCTTCGACCGTGCTACGCTTGATCTGCTTGGTAAGCAAATGGAGTTACTGCAGGAAGTGGTTAAAACAGGAACACCTGTGGTAGTTGTGCTGATCAAAGGCCGTCCGCTTAACCTGAACTGGATGTCGGAAAATGTGCCTGCCATACTGGATGCCTGGTACCCGGGCCAGGAAGGTGGTAATGCCGTTGCGGATGTGCTGTTCGGTGATTATAACCCTGCCGGACGCTTGCCTATCTCAGTGCCTAAGCACGTGGGGCAGTTGCCTGTATATTATAACGCTAAACGACCTGCAAAGCACGATTATGTGGAAACAGATGCTCAACCTCTCTACAGCTTTGGTTATGGCTTAAGCTATTCAAAGTTTGCGTACAGCAACCTACAGGTGAGCCCGTCGGAGAATCAGGGAGATGTTCAGGTGAAGGTGCAGCTGCAGATAAAGAATACTAGTTCCCGTGATGGTGATGAAGTGGTGCAGCTATACCTGCGCGACAAGGTGAGCGCTACGGTTACACCAGCAAAACAGCTGAAGAAATTCCAGCGAGTCCATTTGAAAGCGGGTGAGCAGAAAACAGTGGCATTTGAGCTTAATGCAGAAGACATGATGCTGCTGGACACCAAAATGCAATGGATAGTCGAGCCTGGAGATTTTGATGTGATGGTGGGCGCATCATCTGATGATATCAGATTAGAAGAGAAGTTCAAAATCAACAAAGCCGTTCAGCCCCTGTCTTTGAAAACATCAAAATAA